A region of the Chryseobacterium gotjawalense genome:
CTCAACATTTCGTCCATCGAAAAAAAATTGGAAAACGGAATTGTAAAAGAACTCATTTTTGCCTTAAGCGCCACCATGGAAGGCGATACCACCGCCTATTATATCTATAAAAAATTCAAAAGTTCACCCGTACGTTTTTCGACCATAGCACGTGGGATTTCGGTAGGTGACGAATTAGAATACGCCGACGAAATTTCTTTGGGAAGATCGATTCAGAATAGATTGCCTTATAATGAGAAAGATTAAGTTAAAAACTAATTTCTTATTTTAGCCATTGATATTTTTAATTTTAAGATTTAAAACGCGTGATCTCTGTAATAATTCCTGTCTATAATTCCGAAAAAAGCATTGAAAAAACTTTTATCTCGATAAAAAATCAAACTTGGAAAGGAGATTTTGAAATTATTGTTGTGAATGATGGATCTACCGATGACAGCAAAACTGTCATTGAAAATTACCAGCAAAAAAATCCTGATCAGAATATTATTTTAATGAACCAGGAAAACGGTGGCGTTTCCAAAGCGAGAAATACAGCTATGAAAATCGCAAAAGGGGATTACATCGCTTTATTAGATTCTGATGATGAATGGTTGCCCGAAAAGACTGAGAAGCAGATGAGATTTTTGGAAAACAAAGATTTTGATGTTGACTTTCTTGGAACGAGAAGAATAAATCATCAATTGCTTTATCCTTATAAAGTGGATCAAAATAATCTGTCAGAAATTACTTTTCGAAGATTAATGTTCCGAAATGAAACACAGCCTTCCACCGTTATTTTTAAACGAAAGGTTTTGCAAAATAGTGGTTTGTTTGATGATAATCAGAGACATGCTGAGGATTTGAATTATTGGTTAAAGATTTCCGAACACAATAAAATGTATATTTTAAATGAAGAGCTTCTTCTTGCTGATTCTGGAAAAAGATCTTTCGGCATCTCGGGTTTATCTGCAAATCTCGCAGCAATGGAAAAGGGTTTCCAAAAAAATTTAAAGGAAATGTTGTTGCAGAATCGGATAGGATTTCCCGAATATGCTTTATATTTTGTGTTTTATAAATTAAAATATATGGTTAGAATAAATCGTAATGCTTATTTAAAGCTAATTGGAAGATGAATTTATCTATTATTATCGTTAATTATAATGTTACAGAATTATTAAGGAAATGCCTTTCCTCAATAGAACGTTTTGTTCAGAGTGTTGAATATGAAGTTATTATCATTGATAACAATTCTCCTGATTCCTCCTGGAAAGATTTAGCAACTGAATTTCCAAAGTTCAAATTTATTGCTTCAGAAAAAAATGAAGGTTTTGCGATTGCTAATAATAAAGCGGTCAAAGAAGCAGTAGGAGATTATATTCTCTTACTTAATCCCGATACCGAATTCGAAGATTACGATATGACGGAAATTCTTGATTTTGCGAATTCCAAAGAAAGTTTTGGTTGTTTGGGTGTTCGTCTGCATGATGCGGAAAGAAAATTTCTTCCGGAAAGCAAACGGTCAGTTCCTGATATGTTTAATTCTTTTGAGAAACTATTCAACAATTTTAAGAAAAACACGTCAAAATCCTATTATAGAAATGATATTGGCGAATATGAAGTTGCAGAAGTAGATGTGGTAACCGGTGCGTTCCTTTTGATGAAAAAATCGATTTATGAAGAAATCGGTGGCTTAGATGAAAAGTACTTCATGTATGGAGAAGATATCGATCTGTGTTTTACCTTACTTAGGAAAAAATATAAAAACTGGTATTACGGAAAATCTTCAATACTGCATCACAAAGGGGAGAGTACAGTAAAAGATCTGAAATATTTAGAGCAATTTTATGGTGCGATGCAGATTTTTGTTGATAAATATTATAAAAAACAAAAACCAATACAACATGGTTTCCTTTCAGCAGGATTGAAATTAAGACATACCTTAGAGAAAAACAAAATAAAAAGAGATTCAAATTAATGAATCTCTTTTTTAGTATTTAAATAAAATATTTTTTATTAATTGCCTGCAGGAGCTGGCATTGTGGCAGAATTGTTGGTTCCGGGAGCAGTTTGTGGTGCTGGAGCTTCTTTCTTCGCTGGTGTCTGCTGGAAACTGGTAGTTGGTTTTGCCGTTAAAATAACACTTAACAAAATCAATACAACAATAATTGCTCCTAAAGTCCAGGTTGCTTTTTCCATAAAGTCATTGGTTCGCTGAACGCCAAATTGGGCAGAAGATGTTCCGCCGAACGTTCCCGAAAGACCGCCACCTTTAGGGTTTTGTGCCATAACCATAATGATTAGTAAAATACTAGCAATCATGATAAGAACCATGAATAATGTAAATATAGTGCTCATTTTTTATTCTGAATTTTAGTGTGCAAATATAAAGCTTTTTTTTAATTATTTAACATTAATAAAGAATAGTTGTAGATTTTTCTAAAAATCCAAAAGCCTGTAAATGGCTTAGCAATACGAATAACCGAAATTTTCATTTGTTCATCTATTGAAAGTCTGATTTTTATGATTTTATAATTTATCAAATTTCCGCCGCAAATAGGGCGAGGGGAAAGAGTTTGCTTTTCAAAAGACAGTTTCAGTTCATGGAATTTTTCTTTTCGCAAATTCAAATCAGGGTTCAGACTTTTAAAAAGGCTATAAAATATGTACCTTTGTCTGTCAAATTTTTTTATGAAAATGGAGTATTTAAAAGGACTGAATGAAGCACAATATGAAGCCGTAACCACCCTGGAAGGACCGCTAATGGTTCTTGCCGGAGCAGGATCCGGTAAAACACGTGTGCTTACGATGCGTATCGCTCATTTGATTACCAATCTGGTGGATCCTTTTAATATTTTGTCCCTAACCTTTACCAATAAAGCGGCAAAGGAAATGAAGGAAAGAATCGCAAAAGTAGTCGGTCAAAGTGAAGCAAAATCACTTTGGATGGGAACTTTTCACTCTGTCTTTGCACGTATTTTAAGGTCAGAAGCCCATTACATTGGCTACCCGTCGAACTTTACCATTTATGATTCTCAGGATTCTTTAAATGTCATTCGAAAAGTGTTGAAAGACCTTAAAATCGATTCCGATTTATACAAACCTAAAAAAGTTCAGGCCAGAATTTCTTCTTATAAAAATAATCTGATCACCGTAAAAGCCTATCTCAATAACCCAGAGCTTATTGAAGCCGACGAAAAAGCCAATATGAAAAGTATCGGCGTGATATATCAGAAATATGTCGAGGCTTGTTTTAAAAACGGGGCGATGGATTTCGACGATTTACTCTTAAGAACCAATGAATTACTGACGAGGTTTCCGGAAGTTTTGGCAAAATATCAGGACCGGTTCCGTTATATTTTGGTCGATGAGTATCAGGATACCAACCATTCGCAGTATTTAATTGTGAAAGCTTTGGCTTCTAAATTTGAAAATATTTGCGTCGTAGGAGACGATGCACAATCAATCTATTCCTTCCGTGGGGCGAATATTCAGAATATCTTAAACTTCAAAAAAGATTATCCGGATGCGGTAACAGTTTCTTTGGAACAAAATTACCGCTCGACGCAGAATATCGTGAATGCTGCAAATGTGGTCATTTCTAAAAACTTGCAGCAGTTTAAGAAAAACGTCTTTAGTGAAAATGAAGAAGGAGAGAAAATAAAAGTCTACCGTTCGCTTTCAGATGCAGATGAAGCGAATTTTGTTGCTTCTAATATTTGGGAACAGCACAATTCTCAACAGAAAAAGTTTACTGATTTTGCGATTTTATACCGGACCAATTCTCAAACACGTGCCTTTGAAGATGCTTTGAGACGGAAGAATATTCCCTACAAAGTTTTTGGCGGATTATCCTTTTACCAGAGAAAAGAGGTGAAAGACTTAGTAGCGTATTTGCGGATTTTAATTAATGAAAATGATTCCGAAGCGCTTTCCAGAATTATCAATTATCCGGTCCGTGGGATTGGAGAAACTACGCAAAATAAATTAATAGTCTTTGCCGATTCTCAAAATATTTCGGTCTCGCAGGTTTTGGATAATCTGGGTTTTTATGCGCCCAACTTGAAATTAAATAATGGAATTTTAACCAAGCTTTCTGATTTTTGGTCCATGATTAAAGCATTTCAGGTCATGTTGAAAACCGAGAATGCTTACAATGTCGCCATGGAAGTTGCGAAAAGAACCGGCATTATTAAGTTTTTAAAAGACGATCAAACTCCCGAAGGAATTTCCCGGGTTGAAAATATTCAGGAATTGATGAACTCGATGCAGGGTTTTATCGAAGAGCAGCAACAGATAGAAGATGGTGATCCGTCGCTTTCCAGTTTTCTCGAAAATATCGCTCTTTCTGCAGATACACAAACCGACAAAAATGAAGATGGCGACCAGGTTTCACTGATGACGATTCACCTTTCAAAAGGATTGGAGTTTCCCGTAGTTCATGTGGTCGGTTTAGAAGAAAATCTCTTCCCAAGTTTTATGAGTTCTTCCACCAGAGAGGAGTTGGAGGAAGAAAGACGTCTGTTTTATGTCGCCTTAACCCGAGCCGAAAAGCAGGTGTTTTTTACCTATGCGGTTTCCCGTTTTCAGTGGGGTAAAATTACCAATGCGGAGCCATCCAGATTTTTAAGTGAAGTTGATGAGCAGTACCTGGAATTCGTTAACCCTGCAACCGAAAACCGTTTCATGAATAATTCCGGTTTAAAATCAAATATTTTTGATGATGAGCCTGCAGAGCCGAGATTCTTTAAAAAGAAAGATCCGAAGAAAACGATTGAAAGAAATGAACCGCTGCCGGTTCCGCAAAATCTAAAACCTGTTGCTACAGCAAGAATAATCAATCCAAGTGGGAATTCTTCCCAGGATATCGAAGTGGGTGACAGGGTTCGTCACGACCGGTTTGGCGTGGGGGATGTTGTTTTTCTTGATGGCACCGATCCTCAAAACATCAAAGCAAAAGTGAAATTCCAGCATGAGGGCGAAAAAAATCTCATTTTGAAATTCGCAAAGCTGACGAAAATTTAAGGTGTAGGAAAACACTTCAAAGGTGCGGTTTCAGAAGCAAAACAATCGAACGGTTTTAAGAATATTGCTGAAGTAATTCAAGAGCGTAAAGCAGAGCCGAAAATTTGTAATTGTTATTTGTCCTAAGATTTTTTTTTATTGACGTGATCATTTTTCAGTCTTTAGTGGAAGACTGAAAACAGGGAATCATTGAAATATTTTAAATCGGTGGCGGTGGTTTTCTGATTCTTTTTTAGTAATTTTGAGTAAAACTAAAACCTATCACCTTGAAACTCAACTCTATCATTGTCGATGATTGCGAGATTGACCGGTTGACGGTATTATCCTACGCCAAAAAATTCCCTATTCTTAATGTAATCGGAGTTTATTCTTGTGCTGAACACGCATTAAAGGCAATCGCGGAAAATGTAATTGATGTATTGTTTTCAGATATCGATCTTCCGGGTTTATCAGGTGTTGAACTTCGAAAAAGTGCTCAGGAAGTTCCGGTATGTATCTTTATTACTTCACATTCAGAATTTGCTGTAGAAAGTTTTGAACTGCATACCTTAGACTTCATTGTAAAACCCATTAAATTTGACCGTTTTGAGAATGCCATTAAACGGGTTGAAGAATTTATGGAGATTAAACTGAAAGCCGATTTGTTTGAATCAAGTTTGGGTAGCGATGTGATTTATATTAAAGAAGGTCACGAGCAAACGAAAGTGAAACTTCACGACATTTTCTACATCGAAGCACTCGGAGATTACTCTCTGATTATTACTTCGCAGAAAAGACACTGTGTTTTATCGAGTATCGGGAATCTTTTAAAAGAGGTTGATTTTCAGTCATTTATTAGAGTTCATCGGAGTTTCGCGGTGCAGAGACAATTTGTTCAGAAAATCAATATGCACGAAATTATTTTGAACAATGAAGCTGTTATTCCTGTCGGAAGGAGTTTTAAAGACAACCTGAATCTGTTGATTTAAAGTTTCTTTTTATTTCACCAATTCTTCAAACAGTCGCTCAAAAGTTCCATCCAGATCCTTAGTTTTTCCGGGATGCGGTCGCGAGGTTTGAATTATAGAACTTCTAACCGCCGTTAACCACCGGAATCTTTCGGGAATGTCGAGTAAAGCGATCGGACCGCCTTCTTTTTCTCCGCTCGCAACGTGTTTGAAATTTTCCAGGTTTTTAGAGATGTCCCCGAAATCAATTTTACATTTCATCGTTCGAAACTTTTCAGAACAAAGGTGAAATTCAAAACGGATATATTTTTCTTTTTTCGAAAACATAATCAGGCCGATGTTGAAAAATTCTTCTCTTTCAACTTTCGGTACGAGCCTAATGACTGCGTATTCGTAAATTTTAACCTCTTGCATTTTTCGCTTCGTTTATAAAGTTTACAGAATGATCGCGACGTGCTTTCAGGAAATTAAAATAGACTTCTTTAATCTGTTCCGGCGAATCGTCGGTATCGTTCCAGTCCAGCCACTCTAATGGAATTAAGGCTACAATGGCGTGCAGAATTTCATCGGTCAGTACCGATTTCGCAAACTGATCTGCTTCATCAAGCATGGTTGCCTGGGAAAGAAGAACGTGGTCTTTTATGTAAGCAAAAGGGCTTAAAGCATGTTTTTCGAAATTCATCCAGGAATGGTGAAAATATAAAGAGGCTCCATTATCAATAAGCCAAAGTTCTTTGTGCCACATCAAAAGATTGGTGTTCTTAAAAGTACGGTCAATATTGGTAATGTAAGCATCTAACCAGACAATTTTCGATGCTAAAAAGGGATCAACTTTTACAGATGGATCATAAGCAATTGCACCGGAAAGAAAATGCAGTCCCAGATTTAAACCTTCAGAAAACTTCAGCAAATCCTGAATTTCTTCGTCGGCTTCCGTTCTTCCGAAATCCACATCAAGGTTGGCGAAAACCAGTTCGGGAATCGGCAATCCCAAAACCTGTGAAATCTTTCCGCCCAATAATTCCGAAATCAACATCTTCACGCCGTGACCTGCGCCACGGAACTTTAAGACATATTTAAAATCATCGTCGGCTTCTGCAAGTGCGGGCAGAGAGCCGCCTTCTCTCAGAGGTAGAATATAACGCATGACGGTGACGGTTCTTAAAGACAAATCTTTCATAGAGGACAAAAATAAACATAAAAAACTTTAGAAATAAAAAAAGTTGCCGCTAGCAGTATGCCTGTTTGAAAATTTCAATCTTTTGTTCATGAGTCTTTGTCGTTTCTGAAGTTTTCATCCTTAAACATAATGTTGTAAATAAGGAAAAGGCCCAGTCCGATTGCAATCAGGAAAAAAATGAAAGGCAGAATTCCATATCCTAAAATAGAGTAGGAGGACGGGATTCTCATAAGTAATGCGGCTCCAATAATCATCGCTGCAATAATTAACCCCGAGGTAATGCGGTTAGCAACTTTTTGAAAACCATCGGTTAAGCGTGTTTCATCGATCGCATTAATTTTGATTTCAAATTCGTTATTGGCTAATTTTTCTGTGATTTTATTAAGGCGGCCCGGTAAATTTTCAGCGAGTTTTTTATTGTCTAATAATAAACCGTACACATTTTCAGGTTTTAATTCCTGCTTTATTTTTTTATTGACCATTCTTTTAATAAATTTTTGAATGGCTTGCTGTAAATTATAGTTGGGAGTTAATACCGCAATTATCTGGTCTAGATTTAATAATATTTTCCCTAAAATATTCAGTTCCACCGGCAGTTTTATTCCATCGTTTGCGGCAATTCTATTCATTTGCAGTACAATTCTGCCGGTTTCCATATCTTCAGCTTTCGTGCTGGTGCTTTCTAAGACAAGTCTGTTGATGTTTTTTCTGAAGTTTTCAATATTTGCGGTGGCAGAATTATAGTCGCTCATTTCTAATAATGCTTCCGTAATGGCGTCGCCGTCTTTTTTGCTCATTCCGACCAGTAACATCATTATTTTTTCCATCATTTTGGGGCTGAACTTTGCTACCATTCCCAAATCCATCAAAGCGATTTGGTCATTGGAAGTTAAATGAATGTTTCCGGGATGTGGATCGGCGTGAGCAAAACCATCTACAATAATCTGTTTTAAATAAGCTTCAACAAGATCATCAATTAATGGATTAAAATCAGTTTCTAACTTTTTTAAATGACCGAGCGACGTGATTTTTTTACCCTCTATAAAATCCATCGTCAATACTTTAGAAGATGAATATTCAACAACTGGTTGCGGAATGACGAGGTGGCTGTATTCTTTTAAATTTTCTTTGAGGACCATTAAATTCTGTGCCTCTTTATGGTAATCGAGTTCATTGAGAAGTATATACCGCAACTCTTCCACAACATCGTCAAGTGCATATTTTTTTGCCTCTTTGGAATGTGAAACCGCTATTGCTGCCATCTGTTTCAAGGCATCCAGATCATCGAAAAAATTCTTGCGGACCCCAGGCCTTTGAATCTTTACTGCAACCTCACGGCCTGAATGCAGAACAGCTTTGTGAACTTGGCCAATAGAAGCACTTGCCAACGGAACGGGATTAAACTCAACAAATGCTTTGCTGATTTTAACTCCGATTTCTTCTTCAAAAATATTTTCTACTTCTTGATAAGAAATGGTTTCTACATCATCCTGTAATCCAGCAAGTGCAGCCAAGTAGTTGTCAGGCAATAAATCGGGTCTTGTTGAAAGAAGTTGTCCTAATTTAACGTAGGTGGGGCCCATTCTTTTTAAATCTTCCACAAGTTCTTCC
Encoded here:
- a CDS encoding glycosyltransferase family 2 protein produces the protein MISVIIPVYNSEKSIEKTFISIKNQTWKGDFEIIVVNDGSTDDSKTVIENYQQKNPDQNIILMNQENGGVSKARNTAMKIAKGDYIALLDSDDEWLPEKTEKQMRFLENKDFDVDFLGTRRINHQLLYPYKVDQNNLSEITFRRLMFRNETQPSTVIFKRKVLQNSGLFDDNQRHAEDLNYWLKISEHNKMYILNEELLLADSGKRSFGISGLSANLAAMEKGFQKNLKEMLLQNRIGFPEYALYFVFYKLKYMVRINRNAYLKLIGR
- a CDS encoding glycosyltransferase family 2 protein codes for the protein MNLSIIIVNYNVTELLRKCLSSIERFVQSVEYEVIIIDNNSPDSSWKDLATEFPKFKFIASEKNEGFAIANNKAVKEAVGDYILLLNPDTEFEDYDMTEILDFANSKESFGCLGVRLHDAERKFLPESKRSVPDMFNSFEKLFNNFKKNTSKSYYRNDIGEYEVAEVDVVTGAFLLMKKSIYEEIGGLDEKYFMYGEDIDLCFTLLRKKYKNWYYGKSSILHHKGESTVKDLKYLEQFYGAMQIFVDKYYKKQKPIQHGFLSAGLKLRHTLEKNKIKRDSN
- the secG gene encoding preprotein translocase subunit SecG — encoded protein: MSTIFTLFMVLIMIASILLIIMVMAQNPKGGGLSGTFGGTSSAQFGVQRTNDFMEKATWTLGAIIVVLILLSVILTAKPTTSFQQTPAKKEAPAPQTAPGTNNSATMPAPAGN
- a CDS encoding ATP-dependent helicase; its protein translation is MEYLKGLNEAQYEAVTTLEGPLMVLAGAGSGKTRVLTMRIAHLITNLVDPFNILSLTFTNKAAKEMKERIAKVVGQSEAKSLWMGTFHSVFARILRSEAHYIGYPSNFTIYDSQDSLNVIRKVLKDLKIDSDLYKPKKVQARISSYKNNLITVKAYLNNPELIEADEKANMKSIGVIYQKYVEACFKNGAMDFDDLLLRTNELLTRFPEVLAKYQDRFRYILVDEYQDTNHSQYLIVKALASKFENICVVGDDAQSIYSFRGANIQNILNFKKDYPDAVTVSLEQNYRSTQNIVNAANVVISKNLQQFKKNVFSENEEGEKIKVYRSLSDADEANFVASNIWEQHNSQQKKFTDFAILYRTNSQTRAFEDALRRKNIPYKVFGGLSFYQRKEVKDLVAYLRILINENDSEALSRIINYPVRGIGETTQNKLIVFADSQNISVSQVLDNLGFYAPNLKLNNGILTKLSDFWSMIKAFQVMLKTENAYNVAMEVAKRTGIIKFLKDDQTPEGISRVENIQELMNSMQGFIEEQQQIEDGDPSLSSFLENIALSADTQTDKNEDGDQVSLMTIHLSKGLEFPVVHVVGLEENLFPSFMSSSTREELEEERRLFYVALTRAEKQVFFTYAVSRFQWGKITNAEPSRFLSEVDEQYLEFVNPATENRFMNNSGLKSNIFDDEPAEPRFFKKKDPKKTIERNEPLPVPQNLKPVATARIINPSGNSSQDIEVGDRVRHDRFGVGDVVFLDGTDPQNIKAKVKFQHEGEKNLILKFAKLTKI
- a CDS encoding LytR/AlgR family response regulator transcription factor, which produces MKLNSIIVDDCEIDRLTVLSYAKKFPILNVIGVYSCAEHALKAIAENVIDVLFSDIDLPGLSGVELRKSAQEVPVCIFITSHSEFAVESFELHTLDFIVKPIKFDRFENAIKRVEEFMEIKLKADLFESSLGSDVIYIKEGHEQTKVKLHDIFYIEALGDYSLIITSQKRHCVLSSIGNLLKEVDFQSFIRVHRSFAVQRQFVQKINMHEIILNNEAVIPVGRSFKDNLNLLI
- a CDS encoding DUF3037 domain-containing protein, whose amino-acid sequence is MQEVKIYEYAVIRLVPKVEREEFFNIGLIMFSKKEKYIRFEFHLCSEKFRTMKCKIDFGDISKNLENFKHVASGEKEGGPIALLDIPERFRWLTAVRSSIIQTSRPHPGKTKDLDGTFERLFEELVK
- a CDS encoding HipA family kinase; its protein translation is MKDLSLRTVTVMRYILPLREGGSLPALAEADDDFKYVLKFRGAGHGVKMLISELLGGKISQVLGLPIPELVFANLDVDFGRTEADEEIQDLLKFSEGLNLGLHFLSGAIAYDPSVKVDPFLASKIVWLDAYITNIDRTFKNTNLLMWHKELWLIDNGASLYFHHSWMNFEKHALSPFAYIKDHVLLSQATMLDEADQFAKSVLTDEILHAIVALIPLEWLDWNDTDDSPEQIKEVYFNFLKARRDHSVNFINEAKNARG
- a CDS encoding ABC1 kinase family protein, with translation MALEQLDKYTKFFGFILKYYNSDIVKSTTNSAMNEMTVEEIPKDDFDDQPEELVEDLKRMGPTYVKLGQLLSTRPDLLPDNYLAALAGLQDDVETISYQEVENIFEEEIGVKISKAFVEFNPVPLASASIGQVHKAVLHSGREVAVKIQRPGVRKNFFDDLDALKQMAAIAVSHSKEAKKYALDDVVEELRYILLNELDYHKEAQNLMVLKENLKEYSHLVIPQPVVEYSSSKVLTMDFIEGKKITSLGHLKKLETDFNPLIDDLVEAYLKQIIVDGFAHADPHPGNIHLTSNDQIALMDLGMVAKFSPKMMEKIMMLLVGMSKKDGDAITEALLEMSDYNSATANIENFRKNINRLVLESTSTKAEDMETGRIVLQMNRIAANDGIKLPVELNILGKILLNLDQIIAVLTPNYNLQQAIQKFIKRMVNKKIKQELKPENVYGLLLDNKKLAENLPGRLNKITEKLANNEFEIKINAIDETRLTDGFQKVANRITSGLIIAAMIIGAALLMRIPSSYSILGYGILPFIFFLIAIGLGLFLIYNIMFKDENFRNDKDS